The following coding sequences lie in one Spirosoma sp. KUDC1026 genomic window:
- a CDS encoding aminotransferase class IV has translation MHYGYLNGTVAPVDQLAIGVTDLSLLRGYGLFDYFLTYNGRPFQWDWYWERFQNSATRMHLSLPVTKDETYAIVMDLLERSTRNGGTDVGFRFVMTGGYSADSISIVKPNLLIMTEDIHPVPTNQYEQGVKVILDDYVREMAEVKTTDYKHVILMAEAIRAAGASDILYYKDGEISELSRSNFFIVKGDQLITPDKNILHGITRRTVMQLAQEDFEVVERPVLLSELYDAEEAFTTSSTKNVLPIVQISDLTIADGLVGPKSKFLLERINDLVATW, from the coding sequence ATGCATTACGGATATTTGAATGGTACAGTTGCTCCCGTCGATCAGTTAGCTATTGGCGTTACAGATCTCTCGCTGTTACGTGGATATGGCTTGTTTGACTATTTTCTCACTTATAACGGTCGGCCCTTTCAGTGGGACTGGTATTGGGAGCGCTTTCAGAACTCAGCAACGCGTATGCATCTGTCTCTGCCTGTCACTAAGGATGAAACCTACGCAATTGTGATGGATCTGCTGGAACGTAGCACCCGCAACGGTGGTACCGATGTGGGATTCCGGTTTGTTATGACAGGTGGGTACTCAGCCGATAGTATCAGTATTGTCAAGCCCAATCTGTTGATTATGACGGAGGACATTCATCCTGTACCAACGAATCAATACGAGCAGGGTGTGAAAGTGATACTGGATGACTATGTTCGTGAGATGGCCGAAGTAAAGACTACAGATTATAAGCACGTTATTCTTATGGCCGAAGCTATTCGAGCTGCTGGAGCATCCGATATTCTGTATTATAAAGACGGCGAAATCAGTGAATTGAGCCGTAGTAATTTCTTTATCGTAAAAGGTGATCAGCTTATTACACCAGACAAAAATATCCTGCATGGTATTACTCGACGCACGGTCATGCAGTTGGCCCAAGAGGATTTCGAGGTTGTAGAACGTCCAGTTTTGCTGTCCGAATTGTACGACGCCGAAGAAGCCTTTACCACCAGCTCGACCAAGAATGTATTGCCTATCGTCCAGATAAGCGATTTGACAATTGCCGATGGACTAGTGGGACCCAAGTCAAAGTTTTTACTTGAACGTATCAATGACCTGGTAGCCACTTGGTAA
- the ettA gene encoding energy-dependent translational throttle protein EttA: MSQETIIFSMAGVSKNIPPNRQILKNIYLSFFYGAKIGVLGLNGSGKSTLLRIIAGLDKSYTGEVVFSPGYSVGMLDQEPKFEPGKTVREVVEEGVQEVVNLLKEFDEINEAFGDPDADFDKLIERQGEVQEKLDHYNAWELDQKLERAMDALRCPPSDALIDNLSGGEKRRVALCRLLLQQPDVLLLDEPTNHLDAESVLWLEEHLRQYAGTVIAVTHDRYFLDNVAGWILELDRGEGIPWKGNYSSWLDQKQTRLAKEEKTESKRQKTLQRELEWVRMAPKARQAKSKARLGAYERLLSEDAKQRDEKLEIFIPAGPRLGAKVIEAEDVAKAFGDRLLFEHLNFRLPQGGIVGIIGPNGAGKTTLFKLITGRDKPNAGTFDVGETVKVAYVDQEHDGLDPDKSVYETISGGNEWIMMGGKQSNARAYVSRFNFAGADQEKKIGTLSGGERNRVHLAMTLKEGANLLLLDEPTNDLDVNTLRALEEGLENFAGCAVVISHDRWFLDRIATHILAFEGDSQVYWFEGNFSEYEENRRKRLGNEATPTRIKYKKLV; the protein is encoded by the coding sequence ATGAGCCAGGAAACCATAATCTTCTCCATGGCGGGCGTGAGTAAAAATATTCCCCCTAACCGACAAATCCTAAAGAACATATACCTTTCCTTTTTTTATGGTGCAAAAATAGGGGTATTGGGTCTGAACGGCTCTGGAAAGTCCACCCTGCTGCGCATCATTGCCGGACTGGATAAAAGCTATACGGGCGAAGTTGTTTTCTCGCCCGGTTATTCGGTTGGCATGCTCGACCAGGAGCCAAAATTTGAACCGGGTAAAACTGTTCGGGAGGTTGTAGAGGAAGGTGTTCAGGAAGTTGTCAACCTGCTCAAAGAGTTTGACGAGATCAACGAGGCCTTTGGTGATCCCGACGCCGACTTCGATAAACTCATCGAACGTCAGGGTGAGGTCCAGGAAAAACTTGACCATTATAACGCCTGGGAACTCGACCAGAAGCTCGAACGGGCAATGGATGCGTTACGTTGCCCTCCGTCCGATGCCCTCATCGATAACCTGTCCGGCGGTGAAAAGCGACGGGTAGCCCTGTGCCGCCTGTTGCTACAGCAGCCCGACGTTTTACTGCTGGATGAACCAACCAACCACCTGGATGCTGAATCCGTTTTGTGGCTCGAGGAGCACCTTCGTCAGTACGCCGGTACCGTTATTGCCGTTACTCACGATCGTTACTTCCTGGATAATGTAGCGGGCTGGATTCTGGAACTCGATCGGGGCGAAGGTATCCCCTGGAAAGGAAACTACTCTTCCTGGCTCGATCAGAAGCAAACTCGCCTAGCCAAAGAAGAAAAAACCGAATCCAAACGCCAGAAAACTCTACAGCGTGAACTGGAGTGGGTACGTATGGCTCCTAAAGCTCGTCAGGCGAAATCAAAAGCACGTTTAGGAGCCTATGAGCGATTGCTGAGCGAAGATGCCAAACAACGCGATGAAAAGCTTGAAATATTCATTCCGGCTGGTCCACGCTTGGGTGCGAAAGTAATCGAAGCAGAAGATGTTGCCAAGGCCTTCGGTGATCGCCTTCTGTTCGAACATTTAAATTTCCGGCTACCCCAGGGCGGTATCGTTGGTATTATTGGTCCCAACGGCGCTGGTAAAACGACGTTGTTTAAACTCATTACTGGCCGGGATAAACCCAATGCTGGTACATTCGACGTTGGTGAGACCGTGAAGGTGGCTTACGTCGACCAAGAACACGATGGTCTTGATCCAGACAAGAGCGTTTATGAAACCATCTCCGGCGGTAATGAGTGGATCATGATGGGCGGTAAACAAAGCAACGCCCGCGCCTATGTCAGCCGCTTCAACTTCGCCGGTGCCGATCAGGAAAAGAAAATTGGTACGTTATCCGGTGGAGAGCGAAATCGAGTGCACCTCGCTATGACACTTAAAGAAGGTGCAAATCTACTTCTGCTTGATGAGCCAACGAACGATCTTGACGTTAATACGCTCCGGGCGCTGGAAGAAGGTCTGGAGAATTTTGCGGGTTGTGCCGTAGTCATCAGCCACGACCGCTGGTTCCTGGATCGTATAGCGACGCATATTTTGGCTTTCGAAGGCGACTCGCAGGTGTATTGGTTTGAAGGTAATTTTTCTGAGTACGAGGAAAACCGTCGGAAACGGTTGGGTAACGAAGCTACTCCAACCCGTATTAAATACAAGAAACTCGTATAA
- the ybeY gene encoding rRNA maturation RNase YbeY: protein MIRFFTEDVPYEQPKKRATQQWLKKQAEQEGYSVGELNYIFCSDEYLLQVNRDYLQHDYYTDIITFDQSEEEDKIEGDIFVSVDRVTDNAAQLNITPQQEMTRVLAHGMLHLCGYGDKSEEEAKLMRAKEEEWMNAFSK, encoded by the coding sequence ATGATACGTTTCTTCACGGAAGATGTGCCCTACGAGCAGCCAAAGAAAAGAGCTACTCAGCAATGGTTAAAGAAACAGGCCGAACAGGAAGGATATAGTGTTGGCGAGCTAAACTATATCTTCTGCTCGGACGAATACTTGTTGCAAGTCAATCGAGATTATCTGCAACACGATTACTACACGGATATTATTACGTTTGATCAGAGTGAGGAAGAAGATAAGATTGAAGGCGATATTTTCGTCAGTGTCGATCGCGTTACTGATAATGCCGCTCAACTCAATATCACTCCACAACAGGAGATGACACGCGTACTTGCTCATGGCATGTTACATCTATGTGGCTATGGTGATAAGTCTGAGGAAGAAGCCAAACTAATGCGGGCTAAGGAAGAAGAGTGGATGAATGCGTTTTCTAAATGA